A single Deinococcus sp. Leaf326 DNA region contains:
- a CDS encoding PLP-dependent aminotransferase family protein has translation MDAPRWTALLAGWQSGTGPLYARLSAHLRGAVAGGQLAPGETLPAERALGTLLGVSRSTVVAAYDDLVAGDWITRRRGSGTRVAAGVPRQARALELRSPVRGGPLRPGGTGDDLDLTVAVPLLSDAQRAELSGAVAGAFAESLYHPLGLPELRAELAALYTGGGLPTTPEQVVVTSGAQQAIALLAGALLRPGDAAVLETPTYFGAIDVFRAAGATLRGVPVTPQGAAPEEFAAAVRAHSPRLAFLTPTFQNPTGAVLPTHARQRLAATIAEAGLPTIEDDTLIDLGFGENAPPPRLACFAPQAPIFNVGSLSKLYWAGLRVGWLRLPGGEDTRGLGRVVMQAKTLADFGGGLPSQHLALHLLRHLPRLRAERRAAVTPARDLLAGLLRAELPDWQFTLPQGGQFLWVELPTRSASSFIHSAARRGVRLFPGASMDVGDLPDAYLRLPFTLDPAQLPEAVGRLRAAWHEHQLRGERLA, from the coding sequence ATGGACGCTCCGCGCTGGACGGCCCTGCTCGCAGGCTGGCAATCGGGCACCGGGCCGCTGTACGCGCGGCTCTCCGCCCACCTGCGCGGCGCGGTGGCGGGCGGGCAGCTCGCGCCAGGAGAGACGCTGCCGGCCGAACGCGCACTGGGCACCCTGCTGGGCGTCAGCCGCAGCACGGTGGTCGCCGCCTATGACGACCTAGTGGCCGGGGACTGGATCACCCGGCGCCGGGGCAGCGGCACCCGCGTGGCGGCGGGCGTGCCCCGGCAGGCGCGCGCACTGGAGCTGCGCAGCCCGGTGCGTGGGGGGCCGCTGCGGCCGGGGGGGACCGGGGACGACCTCGACCTCACGGTGGCGGTGCCCCTCCTGAGCGACGCCCAGCGTGCCGAGCTGAGCGGGGCGGTGGCCGGAGCCTTCGCCGAGTCGCTGTACCACCCCCTAGGTTTGCCCGAACTGCGCGCCGAACTGGCCGCGCTGTATACCGGAGGGGGCCTGCCCACCACGCCCGAACAGGTCGTTGTGACGAGCGGGGCGCAGCAGGCCATCGCGCTGCTCGCGGGCGCGCTGCTGCGCCCCGGCGACGCGGCGGTGCTGGAAACTCCAACCTACTTCGGGGCCATCGACGTGTTCCGGGCGGCGGGAGCCACGCTGCGGGGTGTCCCCGTCACGCCGCAGGGCGCCGCGCCCGAGGAGTTCGCGGCGGCCGTGCGCGCGCACTCGCCCCGGCTGGCCTTCTTGACCCCCACCTTCCAGAACCCGACCGGCGCGGTGCTGCCCACCCATGCCCGGCAGCGCCTCGCCGCGACGATTGCGGAGGCCGGGCTGCCGACCATCGAGGACGACACCCTGATTGACCTGGGCTTCGGGGAGAACGCGCCCCCGCCCCGGCTGGCCTGTTTCGCGCCGCAGGCCCCCATCTTCAATGTCGGCTCCCTGTCCAAGCTGTACTGGGCGGGACTGCGGGTGGGCTGGCTGCGGCTGCCGGGCGGCGAGGACACGCGGGGCCTGGGGCGCGTGGTCATGCAGGCCAAGACGCTGGCCGACTTCGGCGGTGGGCTGCCCTCGCAGCACCTCGCGCTGCACCTGCTGCGGCACCTGCCCCGCCTGCGGGCCGAGCGCCGCGCCGCCGTGACTCCGGCGCGCGACCTGCTCGCCGGGCTGCTGCGTGCCGAGCTGCCCGACTGGCAATTCACGCTGCCCCAGGGCGGACAGTTCCTGTGGGTCGAGCTGCCCACCCGCAGCGCGAGCAGTTTCATCCACAGCGCGGCGCGCCGGGGCGTGCGGCTCTTTCCCGGCGCCTCGATGGACGTGGGCGACCTGCCCGACGCTTACCTGCGCCTGCCCTTTACGCTGGACCCGGCCCAGTTGCCCGAGGCCGTGGGGCGCCTGAGGGCGGCGTGGCATGAGCACCAGCTGCGCGGCGAGCGGCTGGCCTAG
- a CDS encoding 2,3-bisphosphoglycerate-independent phosphoglycerate mutase, with amino-acid sequence MSDLLDTVRGLAKKTDSKILMVVLDGVGGLPLTLNGDTELATAKTPNLDALAKDSQLGLVELVGAGITPGSGPGHLSLFGYDPLRYVVGRGALSAVGIGVKLNSGDVAVRGNFATLGRDRLILDRRAGRPSDEKNAEIVALLKGAVPEIDGVPVEIYTESEHRFVVVFRAQGEPLGANLSDVDPQVTGVQPMQAQAQDPASAKTAGLVNAFVARAEEALKGEEQVNGVLFRGYSDVPHFPSFEDAYQLKAACIASYPMYKGLASLVGMDVLDVEGHEDALDGKVAAVTENWAKYDFFYFHVKKTDSTGEDGDFAEKVHKIEIFDELLPQLLALKPDVIAIVGDHSTPSKLLSHSWHPVPLLIRGEHGRKDVAARYTEEEAQKGSLGLRRGPDVMPLLMANALKLNKYGA; translated from the coding sequence ATGAGTGACCTGCTCGATACCGTGCGCGGCCTGGCGAAGAAAACCGACAGCAAGATCCTGATGGTCGTGCTCGACGGCGTGGGCGGCCTGCCGCTCACCCTGAACGGCGACACCGAACTGGCGACCGCCAAGACCCCCAACCTCGACGCGCTGGCCAAAGACTCGCAGCTCGGCCTCGTGGAACTCGTCGGCGCGGGCATCACGCCCGGCAGCGGCCCCGGCCACCTCTCGCTGTTCGGCTACGACCCGCTGCGCTACGTGGTGGGGCGCGGGGCGCTCTCGGCGGTGGGCATCGGCGTCAAGCTCAACTCGGGCGACGTGGCTGTGCGCGGCAACTTCGCCACGCTGGGCAGGGACCGCCTGATTCTGGACCGCCGCGCGGGCCGCCCCAGTGACGAGAAGAACGCCGAGATCGTGGCGCTGCTCAAGGGCGCGGTTCCCGAGATCGACGGCGTGCCGGTCGAGATCTACACCGAGTCCGAGCACCGCTTCGTAGTCGTGTTCCGCGCGCAGGGCGAGCCGCTGGGCGCCAACCTCAGCGATGTGGACCCGCAGGTGACCGGCGTGCAGCCCATGCAGGCCCAGGCCCAGGACCCCGCGAGCGCGAAGACCGCCGGGCTGGTCAACGCCTTTGTGGCCCGCGCCGAGGAAGCCCTGAAGGGTGAGGAGCAGGTCAACGGCGTGCTGTTCCGGGGCTACAGCGACGTGCCCCACTTCCCCAGCTTCGAGGACGCCTACCAGCTCAAGGCCGCCTGTATCGCCAGTTACCCGATGTACAAGGGCCTCGCCAGCCTGGTCGGCATGGACGTGCTGGACGTCGAAGGCCACGAGGACGCCCTAGACGGCAAGGTGGCAGCCGTGACCGAGAACTGGGCGAAGTACGACTTCTTCTACTTCCACGTCAAGAAGACCGACAGCACCGGCGAGGACGGCGACTTTGCCGAGAAGGTCCACAAGATCGAGATCTTCGACGAACTGCTGCCCCAGCTGCTGGCCCTGAAGCCCGACGTGATCGCCATCGTGGGCGACCACAGCACGCCCAGCAAACTGCTGAGCCACTCCTGGCACCCCGTGCCTCTGCTCATTCGCGGTGAGCACGGCCGCAAGGACGTGGCGGCGCGCTACACCGAGGAAGAGGCCCAGAAGGGCAGCCTCGGCCTGCGCCGTGGCCCCGACGTGATGCCGCTGCTCATGGCGAACGCGCTGAAGCTGAACAAGTACGGGGCATAA
- a CDS encoding TerC family protein → MFGLEMPPITPEFWAILGTLILLEGLLSADNALVLAVMVRHLKGDLQRKALAYGIGGAVVLRILGVLLASYILEYWWLRAFGAAYLAYLAISHFVKHKGTEDEADDKAKGRGFWPTVILLNLTDLAFSVDSILAGVALIPRGMARQQGLTIVVIGGIIGLILMRIAATVFLKLLNKYPAFDNVAYALVGWIAVKLAVETLEAAHEVFPAVPTFHLPAVVFWGVMAAIGVIGSFLATRKPAMSDAAAEAKADAVVGEIDDTVADAADGRIDGRRG, encoded by the coding sequence ATGTTCGGACTCGAAATGCCTCCCATCACGCCCGAATTCTGGGCGATCCTCGGCACCCTGATTCTGCTTGAGGGGTTGCTCTCGGCCGACAACGCGCTTGTGCTGGCGGTCATGGTGCGCCACCTCAAGGGCGACCTTCAGCGCAAGGCGCTGGCCTACGGCATCGGGGGCGCGGTCGTCCTGCGTATCCTGGGCGTGCTGCTCGCCAGCTACATCCTCGAATACTGGTGGCTGCGCGCCTTCGGGGCCGCGTACCTCGCCTACCTGGCGATCAGCCACTTCGTCAAGCACAAGGGCACCGAAGACGAGGCCGACGACAAGGCCAAGGGCCGGGGCTTCTGGCCCACCGTGATTCTGCTCAACCTCACCGATCTGGCCTTCAGCGTGGACAGCATCCTGGCGGGCGTGGCCCTCATTCCGCGCGGTATGGCCCGCCAGCAGGGCCTGACCATCGTGGTCATCGGCGGCATCATCGGCCTGATCCTGATGCGGATCGCCGCGACGGTGTTCCTCAAGCTGCTCAACAAGTACCCGGCCTTCGACAACGTGGCCTACGCCCTGGTCGGCTGGATCGCGGTCAAGCTCGCGGTCGAGACGCTCGAAGCCGCCCACGAGGTCTTTCCTGCGGTGCCCACCTTTCACCTGCCCGCCGTCGTGTTCTGGGGGGTCATGGCCGCCATCGGCGTCATCGGGTCCTTCCTGGCGACCCGCAAGCCTGCCATGAGCGACGCCGCCGCCGAGGCCAAGGCCGACGCCGTGGTCGGCGAGATCGACGACACGGTGGCCGACGCCGCCGACGGGCGCATTGACGGCCGTAGGGGCTGA
- the trmH gene encoding tRNA (guanosine(18)-2'-O)-methyltransferase TrmH, whose amino-acid sequence MAPTPERYAKIRRVLSKRQPTLTVLMDEVNKPHNLSAIVRTCDAVGVLEAHAVPPRHGTLAAFEGHTYDATSGSAHKWVRVNPHADAVGAVRELQARGFQVLATHLSQRSVDYREFDYSRPTCVLLGAEKWGVSDEAAEAADANIVIPMYGMVQSLNVSVAAASILFEAQRQRLTAGMYETPQLAPAALEALAFEWAYPDLAPAYRERGEAYPALDETGQIVS is encoded by the coding sequence ATGGCCCCCACCCCCGAACGCTACGCCAAGATCCGCCGCGTGCTGAGCAAACGCCAGCCCACCCTGACCGTATTGATGGACGAGGTCAACAAGCCGCACAACCTCAGCGCCATCGTGCGGACCTGCGACGCGGTGGGGGTGCTCGAAGCCCACGCTGTCCCGCCCAGGCACGGCACCCTGGCCGCCTTCGAGGGCCACACCTACGACGCGACCTCCGGCAGCGCGCACAAGTGGGTGCGGGTCAACCCCCACGCCGACGCCGTGGGCGCGGTGCGCGAGTTGCAGGCGCGCGGCTTTCAGGTGCTCGCCACGCACCTCTCGCAGCGCAGCGTGGACTACCGCGAATTCGACTACTCGCGCCCGACCTGCGTGCTGCTGGGCGCCGAGAAGTGGGGCGTGTCGGACGAGGCTGCCGAGGCCGCCGACGCCAACATCGTCATTCCGATGTACGGCATGGTCCAGAGCCTCAACGTGTCGGTAGCCGCTGCCAGCATCCTGTTCGAGGCCCAGCGTCAGCGTCTCACCGCCGGGATGTACGAGACGCCGCAACTCGCCCCCGCCGCCTTGGAGGCCCTGGCCTTCGAGTGGGCCTACCCCGACCTCGCCCCGGCCTACCGCGAGCGCGGCGAGGCGTACCCGGCCCTCGACGAGACCGGCCAGATCGTCTCCTGA
- a CDS encoding DUF1440 domain-containing protein, translating into MRRTDPLRGALVGAVAGLVGAYVKSLVEPPLQKLTEKAFPPTPEQKKMIGADPIGRQDHMPPAEMIKAADEALTGHTPSKDAKLKGQQVIHYTLGATLGAAYGALAAVNPAVTLGAGVPAGAVMYGLTHATAVPATGFQAWPWQLPLAAVLWESGSHLAFGLTTELTRRAIEAALDRMD; encoded by the coding sequence ATGAGACGAACCGATCCCCTGCGAGGCGCGCTGGTGGGCGCCGTGGCCGGCCTGGTGGGCGCCTACGTGAAGTCCCTGGTCGAGCCGCCCCTGCAAAAGCTGACCGAGAAGGCCTTTCCGCCCACCCCCGAGCAGAAGAAGATGATCGGCGCCGACCCTATCGGCCGCCAGGACCACATGCCCCCCGCCGAGATGATCAAGGCGGCCGACGAGGCCCTGACCGGCCACACCCCCAGCAAGGACGCCAAACTCAAGGGCCAGCAGGTCATCCACTACACCCTGGGGGCCACCCTGGGCGCGGCCTACGGAGCCCTGGCCGCCGTGAATCCGGCCGTGACCCTCGGCGCGGGCGTGCCCGCCGGAGCCGTCATGTACGGCCTGACCCACGCGACCGCCGTGCCCGCCACCGGCTTCCAGGCCTGGCCCTGGCAACTGCCGCTGGCCGCCGTGCTGTGGGAGTCGGGATCGCATCTGGCATTCGGCCTGACCACCGAGCTGACCCGCCGCGCCATCGAGGCCGCACTCGACCGGATGGACTGA
- a CDS encoding DUF389 domain-containing protein → MHRALSIAVPAASTDGLLAALEPLGAVVSLSVSRGASVKPPGDVITAHVLNDGADEVLRQVEALCPHFSVATSEVSAILDPDAHDRVLSDVDEALWEEIAAGLRHQIHVTPNFLALMALGGVLASVGMVTGGTPQALAFVAASIISPGFEPIAKVALGLVLRQPVALKLGGRAVLAGYAVFVLTAGLTFLLLRWMGAATVGDFTGNAELVRLAEPTAAEVLFSAAGALAGAVIMSAYRRSVIAGALVALVLMPAAATVGMALTLGRLDLAAEGLERFGLDALLVVVLCSLVFWIKQVAVHRRKPLL, encoded by the coding sequence ATGCACCGGGCGCTGAGCATCGCGGTTCCGGCGGCGTCCACCGATGGGCTGCTGGCTGCGCTGGAGCCGCTCGGCGCCGTGGTGAGCCTGAGTGTGAGCCGGGGCGCGTCGGTTAAGCCGCCGGGCGACGTCATCACGGCGCACGTCCTGAACGACGGGGCCGACGAGGTGCTGCGGCAGGTCGAGGCGCTGTGCCCGCACTTCTCGGTCGCTACCAGTGAGGTGAGTGCCATCCTGGACCCCGACGCCCACGACCGCGTGCTGAGCGACGTGGACGAGGCGCTGTGGGAGGAGATCGCCGCCGGCCTGCGTCACCAGATTCACGTAACGCCCAACTTTCTGGCGCTGATGGCCCTGGGGGGCGTGCTGGCCTCGGTGGGCATGGTCACGGGCGGTACGCCGCAGGCTCTGGCCTTCGTGGCGGCGTCCATCATCTCGCCGGGCTTCGAGCCGATCGCCAAGGTGGCGCTGGGTCTGGTGCTGCGTCAGCCGGTGGCCCTGAAGCTCGGGGGCCGGGCGGTGCTGGCCGGGTACGCGGTGTTCGTCCTGACTGCTGGGCTGACCTTCCTGCTGCTGCGCTGGATGGGCGCAGCTACCGTGGGGGACTTCACTGGCAACGCCGAGCTGGTGCGGCTGGCCGAACCGACCGCCGCCGAGGTGCTGTTCTCGGCCGCCGGGGCTCTCGCGGGGGCCGTGATCATGTCGGCCTACCGCCGCAGCGTGATCGCGGGCGCGCTCGTGGCCCTGGTTCTCATGCCTGCCGCCGCCACGGTCGGCATGGCCCTCACGCTGGGCCGTCTCGACCTCGCTGCCGAGGGCCTGGAGCGCTTCGGCCTCGATGCCCTGCTCGTCGTGGTCCTGTGCTCGCTCGTCTTCTGGATCAAGCAGGTGGCCGTGCACCGCCGCAAGCCGCTGCTGTAG
- a CDS encoding aminopeptidase yields MTLTFEQKLRNYARLAVRVGLGVREGQRVLVQAPVDTAPLARLVVREAYAAGASFVDVRWDDDDVVLARFELAPEGTFETISKWRVDAELETANDGGAVIAIRATNPGLLSAVDPQRVATHQRALATYRKPYSQQVMTNRLNWNLISAPVPGWATLMFPNATEPQAIEKQWDAIFAATRADQPDPVAEWTTHLAALKERRERLTEKGYAALHFRGGDTDLTVGLADDHIWGGGAADTPGGITFTANVPTEEVWTAPHRERVDGVVVSTKPLSYNGVLLDGIRIEFKDGRITGASARTGEEALQKMIATDEGSHRLGEVALVPHSSPISRSGLFFYNTLYDENAASHIAIGSAYRFNVRGGVEMSTEDFTAKGGNDSLTHVDWMIGSGEMDVDGVTKDGTREPVMRAGEFVI; encoded by the coding sequence ATGACCCTGACTTTTGAACAGAAGCTGCGCAACTACGCGCGGCTGGCGGTGCGGGTAGGCCTGGGCGTGCGCGAGGGCCAGCGGGTACTGGTGCAGGCCCCGGTGGACACCGCGCCCCTGGCGAGACTGGTGGTACGCGAGGCGTACGCGGCGGGCGCGAGCTTCGTGGACGTGCGCTGGGACGACGACGACGTGGTACTCGCCCGCTTTGAGCTGGCCCCCGAGGGGACCTTCGAGACGATCAGCAAGTGGCGCGTGGACGCCGAGCTGGAAACGGCGAACGACGGCGGCGCCGTGATCGCCATCCGCGCGACGAATCCGGGACTGCTCTCGGCGGTGGACCCCCAGCGCGTGGCGACCCACCAGCGCGCTCTGGCGACCTACCGCAAGCCGTATTCGCAGCAGGTCATGACCAACCGGCTCAACTGGAACCTCATCAGCGCGCCCGTGCCCGGCTGGGCCACCCTGATGTTCCCCAACGCCACCGAGCCGCAGGCCATCGAGAAGCAGTGGGACGCCATCTTCGCCGCGACCCGCGCCGACCAGCCCGATCCGGTGGCCGAATGGACCACCCATCTGGCGGCCCTGAAAGAGCGCCGTGAGCGCCTGACCGAGAAGGGATACGCAGCTCTGCACTTCCGGGGCGGCGACACCGACCTGACCGTGGGCCTCGCCGACGACCACATCTGGGGCGGCGGCGCGGCCGACACGCCCGGCGGCATCACCTTCACCGCGAACGTTCCCACGGAGGAGGTCTGGACTGCTCCGCACCGGGAGCGCGTGGACGGCGTGGTCGTGAGCACCAAGCCGCTGTCGTACAACGGCGTGCTTCTCGACGGCATCCGCATCGAGTTCAAGGATGGCCGCATCACCGGGGCCAGTGCCCGCACGGGTGAGGAAGCCCTCCAGAAGATGATCGCCACCGACGAGGGCAGCCACCGCCTGGGCGAGGTCGCGCTCGTGCCGCACTCTAGCCCCATCAGCCGCTCGGGCCTGTTCTTCTACAACACGCTGTACGACGAGAACGCGGCCTCGCACATCGCCATCGGCAGCGCCTACCGATTCAACGTGCGTGGCGGCGTGGAGATGAGCACCGAGGACTTCACCGCGAAGGGCGGCAACGACAGCCTGACCCACGTGGACTGGATGATCGGGTCGGGCGAGATGGACGTGGACGGCGTGACGAAGGACGGCACCCGCGAGCCGGTGATGCGCGCGGGCGAGTTCGTGATCTGA
- a CDS encoding aminotransferase class V-fold PLP-dependent enzyme, which produces MSETLPAHPAPDWSYETEAVQSGIPRGLGQTIGFPIHAAAAFQFDTLEEAQSEFVHNTGLSYARLQNPTVKALEGRITALEGGTATVAVASGQAATLTAILSVCRAGDHVVSASSLFGGTTGMLSNILPLMGITASLVENTLGAIRAAMRDNTRLVWAEMISNPAGDVADIAAFAEIAHERGALLAIDNTCGGVGFLSRPLEHGADIVAQSLTKWAGGHGSVMGGSVTVGAAHDLSRLPVFTDGGDNSVLAQRGEAALAWRQRWLGAHQLGMTLAPHSAFLIAQGTETLALRLERESATALGLARWLAAHPRIGKVSYAGLPDHPHHLLAQKYLPRGQGAVLTFEVDDPAAFLPRLRVLRIAPNLGDVRTLVVHPWTTTHGRVPEAARYAAGVTPKTIRMSVGVEAMADLQADIEQAVAGA; this is translated from the coding sequence ATGTCCGAGACGCTGCCCGCCCACCCGGCCCCCGACTGGAGCTACGAGACCGAAGCCGTGCAGAGCGGCATTCCGCGTGGGCTGGGCCAGACCATCGGCTTTCCGATCCACGCGGCCGCCGCCTTCCAGTTCGACACGCTGGAAGAAGCGCAGAGCGAGTTCGTGCACAACACTGGCCTGAGCTACGCGCGGTTACAGAACCCCACCGTCAAGGCGCTGGAGGGCCGCATCACTGCCTTAGAGGGCGGCACGGCCACCGTGGCGGTCGCCAGCGGGCAGGCGGCGACCCTGACGGCCATCCTCAGCGTGTGCCGGGCAGGCGACCATGTGGTTTCGGCGTCCAGCCTCTTCGGCGGCACCACGGGAATGCTCAGCAACATCCTGCCCCTGATGGGGATCACGGCCTCACTCGTCGAGAACACGCTCGGCGCCATCCGCGCGGCGATGAGGGACAACACCCGGCTGGTGTGGGCTGAGATGATCTCCAACCCGGCCGGGGACGTGGCCGACATCGCGGCCTTCGCCGAGATCGCGCACGAACGCGGCGCCCTGCTTGCCATCGACAACACCTGCGGAGGCGTGGGCTTCCTGAGCCGGCCGCTGGAACACGGTGCGGACATCGTGGCCCAGTCCCTGACCAAGTGGGCGGGCGGGCACGGCAGCGTGATGGGCGGCAGCGTGACGGTGGGTGCAGCGCATGACCTGAGCCGTCTCCCGGTCTTCACGGACGGCGGTGACAACAGCGTTCTGGCACAGCGCGGCGAGGCAGCTCTGGCGTGGCGGCAACGCTGGCTGGGCGCCCACCAGCTCGGCATGACGCTCGCCCCCCACAGCGCCTTCCTGATCGCCCAGGGTACCGAAACGCTCGCCCTGCGCCTGGAACGCGAGAGCGCGACCGCGCTGGGGCTGGCGCGGTGGCTCGCGGCCCACCCACGCATCGGCAAGGTCAGTTATGCGGGCCTGCCCGACCACCCCCACCACCTCCTCGCCCAGAAATACCTGCCGCGCGGCCAGGGCGCCGTCCTGACCTTCGAGGTGGACGACCCCGCCGCCTTCCTGCCCCGGCTGCGGGTGCTGCGCATCGCGCCGAACCTGGGCGACGTGCGGACCCTCGTCGTGCACCCCTGGACGACCACCCACGGCCGTGTGCCCGAGGCGGCCCGCTACGCTGCCGGCGTGACCCCCAAGACCATCCGCATGAGCGTGGGCGTCGAGGCCATGGCCGACCTTCAGGCCGACATTGAGCAGGCGGTGGCCGGGGCGTAG
- a CDS encoding thymidine phosphorylase, with the protein MASSLPVLPVPRLIQHKRDGGAHSRAEIEALVQGFTRGEIPDYQVSAWLMAVFLRGMTSQETADLTLAMAASGDQMDLGRLKDTVDKHSTGGVGDKTSLILTPMLAALGLTVAKMSGRGLAHTGGTIDKLESIPGWTPELSEERFLAQAAEIGLALVGQSRDLAPADGKLYALRDVTATVDSLPLIASSIMSKKLASGAHTVVLDVKVGAGAFMRTAADGEALARAMVDIGTHAGRQVRAVLTEMDTPLGHLAGNSLEVLEALDTLRGEGPADLHELCVALAVEALAAHGESEDAARTRAEQTLRDGSALAKFRAFVEGQGGDPTYVDQPEKFDVAPGRAEVAAPTAGFVSAVDALSVGRAVLVLGGGRERKGEAIDHGVGVELLKKPGEAVVAGEPVLRVYHRGGRGLAAALELLSAGLSIGTEPVAPAPLILGRVH; encoded by the coding sequence ATGGCCTCCTCCCTGCCTGTTCTGCCCGTTCCCCGGCTCATCCAGCACAAGCGCGACGGCGGCGCGCACTCCCGCGCCGAGATCGAGGCGCTGGTGCAGGGCTTCACCCGCGGCGAGATTCCCGACTATCAGGTCAGCGCCTGGCTCATGGCGGTCTTTCTACGCGGCATGACGTCCCAGGAGACGGCCGACCTCACCCTGGCGATGGCCGCGAGCGGCGACCAGATGGATCTCGGCCGCCTGAAAGACACTGTGGACAAGCACTCGACCGGTGGTGTAGGCGACAAGACCAGTCTGATCCTGACCCCCATGCTGGCTGCACTGGGCCTGACCGTCGCCAAGATGAGCGGGCGTGGGCTGGCGCACACGGGCGGCACCATCGACAAGCTCGAGAGCATTCCCGGCTGGACCCCCGAGCTGAGCGAGGAACGGTTTCTGGCGCAGGCAGCTGAGATCGGGCTGGCGCTCGTCGGTCAGAGCCGCGACCTCGCGCCCGCCGACGGCAAGCTCTACGCCCTACGTGACGTGACGGCCACCGTGGACAGCCTGCCCCTGATCGCCAGCAGCATCATGAGTAAGAAGCTCGCTTCGGGCGCGCACACGGTCGTGCTGGACGTGAAGGTCGGCGCCGGGGCCTTTATGCGCACGGCGGCAGACGGCGAGGCCTTGGCCCGCGCGATGGTGGACATCGGCACGCACGCCGGGCGGCAGGTGCGTGCGGTCCTGACCGAGATGGACACCCCGCTTGGGCACCTCGCTGGCAACAGCCTGGAGGTCCTCGAAGCCCTGGATACCCTGCGCGGCGAAGGCCCGGCCGACCTGCACGAGCTGTGCGTGGCGCTGGCCGTTGAGGCCCTGGCCGCCCACGGTGAATCCGAGGACGCGGCGCGCACGCGGGCCGAACAGACCCTGCGCGACGGCTCCGCGCTCGCCAAGTTCCGCGCCTTCGTCGAGGGGCAGGGGGGCGACCCGACCTACGTGGATCAGCCCGAGAAGTTCGACGTGGCCCCCGGCCGCGCCGAAGTTGCGGCTCCCACGGCCGGTTTCGTGAGTGCCGTGGACGCCCTGAGCGTGGGCCGCGCGGTGCTCGTCCTGGGCGGGGGCCGCGAGCGCAAAGGCGAGGCCATCGACCACGGCGTGGGTGTGGAGCTGCTGAAAAAGCCCGGCGAGGCAGTCGTGGCCGGCGAGCCGGTGCTGCGCGTTTACCACCGGGGCGGCCGGGGCTTGGCCGCCGCGCTGGAGCTGTTGAGCGCCGGCCTGAGCATCGGCACCGAGCCGGTCGCCCCCGCTCCCCTGATCCTGGGCCGCGTGCACTGA